A single Anopheles arabiensis isolate DONGOLA chromosome 2, AaraD3, whole genome shotgun sequence DNA region contains:
- the LOC120896479 gene encoding uncharacterized protein LOC120896479 isoform X2: protein MNALQSVKSFFLPTSSADWWVQFRKWEHLCCPKQPTVRLVFLFLFFLLLELTVFAITLLYVPSRMHTGSFFLDNGVPAILIIATTGSVVKLSHMLSQRHRIGAISDTLQQFDHTIQMLDFRMKCDEIVYWTAGWSITFAITTLIFSVTIKVFGSVVFEHVGTGLMIVFINITNIPYSVFTVWFIVCELCIRCRMKLLHSLLDGGMRSMAPSRRIEMVKRSSQLLAGVTNLHADLSSIVGHVSAIFCVQVTISLSAFTILLIFCIFSYYRAAVVMGEIETNFAWLTICWSLYNSCFQIPKVLFGAWIRQGSNQLTKLVHHHLRHADEFMVQNQLFILSQQLEHYSLTIRPWYYTINWPVYATVIGYISTYVVILIQFDSKTLDITRATE from the exons ATGAACGCGTTACAGTCAGTTAAAAGCTTTTTCCTTCCCACGTCATCCGCCGATTGGTGGGTTCAGTTCAGGAAATGGGAACATCTATGCTGCCCAAAACAGCCGACAGTGCGATTggtgtttctgtttctgtttttcctGCTTCTGGAACTGACCGTCTTCGCAATAACGTTGCTGTACGTTCCTTCGCGTATGCACACTGGTTCCTTTTTCCTGGACAACGGAGTACCGGCGATCCTGATCATTGCTACCACTGGAAGTGTCGTGAAGCTATCGCACATGCTTTCCCAGCGTCACCGAATTGGTGCCATCTCTGACACGCTGCAACAGTTTGATCACACGATCCAAATGCTAGACTTTCGAATGAAATGCGATGAAATTGTCTATTGGACAGCAGGATGGAGCATTACGTTTGCAATCACAACGCTTATTTTCTCAGTCACAATTAAAGTCTTTGGATCCGTGGTGTTTGAGCACGTGGGCACCGGTCTCATGATAGTGTTCATAAATATTACCAATATTCCGTACTCCGTGTTTACGGTGTGGTTTATAGTTTGTGAGCTTTGTATACGTTGCCGAATGAAATTGCTCCATTCCCTGCTGGACGGTGGCATGCGTTCGATGGCACCCAGCAGAAGGATAGAAATGGTCAAACGGTCCAGTCAGCTGCTAGCAGGGGTTACCAATTTGCACGCCGACCTTTCTTCTATTGTTGGGCATGTGAGTGCTATATTCTGCGTACAGGTGACTATTAGCCTGTCCGCGTTCACTATTTTGCTGATCTTCTGCATTTTTTCCTACTACCGAGCGGCCGTCGTTATGGGCGAGATCGAAACAAACTTTGCCTGGCTAACGATATGCTGGAGCCTGTATAACAGTTGCTTTCAGATACCGAAAGTTTTGTTTGGAGCCTGGATTCGACAGGGTTCAAACCAATTAACAAAACTGGTTCATCACCATCTTCGGCATGCTGACGAGTTTATGGTACAAaatcag TTATTCATTTTATCGCAGCAACTGGAACATTATTCGCTAACAATACGTCCTTGGTATTATACAATTAATTGGCCTGTATATGCTACG GTAATTGGCTATATCAGCACGTACGTTGTAATTTTGATACAGTTCGATAGTAAAACGTTGGACATTACCAGAGCTACAGAGTGA
- the LOC120896479 gene encoding uncharacterized protein LOC120896479 isoform X1, translating to MNALQSVKSFFLPTSSADWWVQFRKWEHLCCPKQPTVRLVFLFLFFLLLELTVFAITLLYVPSRMHTGSFFLDNGVPAILIIATTGSVVKLSHMLSQRHRIGAISDTLQQFDHTIQMLDFRMKCDEIVYWTAGWSITFAITTLIFSVTIKVFGSVVFEHVGTGLMIVFINITNIPYSVFTVWFIVCELCIRCRMKLLHSLLDGGMRSMAPSRRIEMVKRSSQLLAGVTNLHADLSSIVGHVSAIFCVQVTISLSAFTILLIFCIFSYYRAAVVMGEIETNFAWLTICWSLYNSCFQIPKVLFGAWIRQGSNQLTKLVHHHLRHADEFMVQNQLFILSQQLEHYSLTIRPWYYTINWPVYATVRRYAWNRCGATWAGIKCHLFPVPGNWLYQHVRCNFDTVR from the exons ATGAACGCGTTACAGTCAGTTAAAAGCTTTTTCCTTCCCACGTCATCCGCCGATTGGTGGGTTCAGTTCAGGAAATGGGAACATCTATGCTGCCCAAAACAGCCGACAGTGCGATTggtgtttctgtttctgtttttcctGCTTCTGGAACTGACCGTCTTCGCAATAACGTTGCTGTACGTTCCTTCGCGTATGCACACTGGTTCCTTTTTCCTGGACAACGGAGTACCGGCGATCCTGATCATTGCTACCACTGGAAGTGTCGTGAAGCTATCGCACATGCTTTCCCAGCGTCACCGAATTGGTGCCATCTCTGACACGCTGCAACAGTTTGATCACACGATCCAAATGCTAGACTTTCGAATGAAATGCGATGAAATTGTCTATTGGACAGCAGGATGGAGCATTACGTTTGCAATCACAACGCTTATTTTCTCAGTCACAATTAAAGTCTTTGGATCCGTGGTGTTTGAGCACGTGGGCACCGGTCTCATGATAGTGTTCATAAATATTACCAATATTCCGTACTCCGTGTTTACGGTGTGGTTTATAGTTTGTGAGCTTTGTATACGTTGCCGAATGAAATTGCTCCATTCCCTGCTGGACGGTGGCATGCGTTCGATGGCACCCAGCAGAAGGATAGAAATGGTCAAACGGTCCAGTCAGCTGCTAGCAGGGGTTACCAATTTGCACGCCGACCTTTCTTCTATTGTTGGGCATGTGAGTGCTATATTCTGCGTACAGGTGACTATTAGCCTGTCCGCGTTCACTATTTTGCTGATCTTCTGCATTTTTTCCTACTACCGAGCGGCCGTCGTTATGGGCGAGATCGAAACAAACTTTGCCTGGCTAACGATATGCTGGAGCCTGTATAACAGTTGCTTTCAGATACCGAAAGTTTTGTTTGGAGCCTGGATTCGACAGGGTTCAAACCAATTAACAAAACTGGTTCATCACCATCTTCGGCATGCTGACGAGTTTATGGTACAAaatcag TTATTCATTTTATCGCAGCAACTGGAACATTATTCGCTAACAATACGTCCTTGGTATTATACAATTAATTGGCCTGTATATGCTACGGTAAGACGATATGCATGGAACAGGTGTGGAGCCACGTGGGCCGGTATTAAATGCCATTTGTTTCCGGTTCCAGGTAATTGGCTATATCAGCACGTACGTTGTAATTTTGATACAGTTCGATAG